From the Blastocatellia bacterium genome, one window contains:
- the nagZ gene encoding beta-N-acetylhexosaminidase: MVSLSLEHRLGQLLFVGITGTTVDDDTRKLLQTVQPGGIILFARNIESSEQVADLNMELRRVLKVAPLISIDQEGGRVDRLKKICPPMPSVQKLRALDDARCAHEHGSITAELLRLLGFNMSFAPVVDIAVHEDADNALQERCFGTKTQKIIRLSSAYLEGLQNGSIIGCGKHFPGLGDSVVDSHKKLPVVERSEEKLKAQDLQIYQDLMVKLNSQLQVIMIAHAVYPALDNSNPPIPASLSAKIVTDLLRSKMEFQGLAISDDMEMGAISEAMGFSEAVLSAVKAGEDMMLICQSPERIMEASEALTRAAREGKITSRRIETSLNRIARIKSMAASPLTFETNHFKAICDKISELSERIDSELKRI, from the coding sequence ATGGTTTCTTTATCTTTAGAGCATCGATTGGGACAACTGCTTTTTGTTGGAATTACTGGCACTACGGTAGATGATGATACACGTAAATTGTTACAAACAGTTCAACCTGGGGGAATAATCCTTTTTGCTCGAAACATTGAATCATCTGAACAAGTAGCAGATTTAAATATGGAACTCCGGCGGGTACTTAAGGTTGCTCCATTAATTAGTATTGATCAAGAGGGCGGACGGGTTGATCGCTTAAAGAAAATCTGTCCTCCTATGCCTTCAGTACAAAAACTTAGAGCTTTAGATGATGCTCGTTGTGCGCATGAACATGGGTCAATTACCGCAGAATTATTAAGACTACTGGGTTTTAATATGAGTTTTGCTCCAGTTGTAGATATTGCAGTACATGAAGATGCTGACAATGCTTTGCAGGAGCGGTGTTTTGGAACTAAGACACAAAAAATTATTCGCCTTTCTAGTGCTTATTTAGAAGGTTTACAAAATGGAAGCATTATTGGGTGTGGAAAGCATTTTCCTGGACTTGGTGATTCTGTTGTTGATTCACATAAAAAATTGCCTGTAGTTGAACGTAGTGAAGAAAAACTAAAGGCTCAAGACTTGCAAATATACCAAGATCTAATGGTGAAGCTTAATTCTCAACTACAAGTAATTATGATAGCTCATGCTGTTTATCCTGCTTTAGATAACAGCAATCCTCCTATTCCAGCTTCGCTATCAGCAAAAATAGTTACTGATTTGCTACGTAGCAAAATGGAGTTTCAAGGTTTAGCGATTTCTGATGATATGGAAATGGGAGCAATTTCTGAAGCAATGGGATTTTCTGAAGCAGTTTTATCAGCAGTTAAAGCTGGTGAAGATATGATGTTAATTTGTCAAAGCCCTGAGCGAATAATGGAAGCCTCTGAAGCTTTAACACGTGCAGCGCGAGAAGGAAAAATCACCAGCCGACGAATCGAAACTTCGCTTAATCGAATTGCTAGAATAAAATCTATGGCTGCATCACCTCTGACATTTGAAACAAATCATTTTAAGGCTATTTGCGATAAAATTTCTGAACTAAGCGAAAGAATAGACTCGGAACTAAAACGTATTTAA
- the trmL gene encoding tRNA (uridine(34)/cytosine(34)/5-carboxymethylaminomethyluridine(34)-2'-O)-methyltransferase TrmL, whose protein sequence is MSEQLNIVLVEPEIHPNTGNISRLCAATNTRLHLVEPLGFRIDEKSVKRAGLDYWPYVDLHRHINYANFQQSIEGKRCWYFTTKAKKSYTSVNYKCGDYLIFGSETSGLPKELLEANWSNCVTIPMLTSHVRSLNLASSAAIALYEALRQVGKLDL, encoded by the coding sequence ATGTCCGAACAACTTAACATTGTACTAGTCGAACCAGAAATTCATCCTAACACTGGCAATATTTCCCGCCTTTGTGCCGCTACCAATACACGTTTACATTTAGTTGAGCCTCTAGGTTTTCGTATTGATGAAAAATCGGTTAAACGTGCTGGATTAGATTATTGGCCTTATGTTGATCTACATAGACATATTAATTATGCTAATTTTCAGCAAAGTATAGAAGGAAAGCGTTGTTGGTATTTTACAACAAAAGCTAAAAAGTCTTATACATCAGTAAATTATAAATGTGGGGACTATTTGATTTTTGGCTCAGAAACATCTGGACTTCCCAAAGAGCTTTTAGAAGCTAACTGGTCAAATTGTGTCACAATTCCAATGTTAACAAGTCATGTAAGAAGCTTAAATCTAGCCTCTTCTGCTGCAATTGCACTTTATGAAGCATTAAGACAAGTAGGAAAATTGGACTTATAA
- a CDS encoding MFS transporter, which translates to MNTPFLKRELKVSNAQMAWIAGILGAAGAIFGAVVGAKWIKKQGLRKAIWPLTLLMNVNIWAYTWLAYVKPDPTTIKGVSLIAFIYFYEQAASGVGSAVLTIYIMRTCNPDFKAAHYAFGTAIMLIPAALIGGFGGQLVEYLGYVNFFIFAFLATIPAMFVMFFVPIKDEVKAPTN; encoded by the coding sequence ATGAATACGCCTTTTCTTAAACGGGAATTAAAGGTTTCTAATGCACAAATGGCTTGGATTGCAGGAATACTTGGGGCAGCAGGGGCAATTTTTGGTGCAGTTGTTGGGGCTAAATGGATTAAAAAACAAGGACTACGTAAGGCTATTTGGCCTTTAACACTTCTAATGAATGTTAATATTTGGGCTTATACCTGGCTTGCTTATGTAAAACCAGATCCTACAACAATTAAAGGTGTTAGTTTAATAGCATTTATTTATTTTTATGAGCAAGCTGCTTCTGGTGTAGGGTCAGCCGTATTAACTATATATATTATGAGAACTTGTAACCCTGATTTTAAGGCTGCTCATTATGCTTTTGGTACAGCAATAATGCTTATTCCTGCTGCTTTAATTGGTGGTTTTGGAGGTCAGTTAGTTGAATATTTAGGGTATGTAAATTTCTTTATTTTTGCTTTTCTTGCCACTATTCCAGCAATGTTTGTAATGTTTTTTGTACCAATAAAGGATGAAGTAAAAGCACCAACCAACTAA
- a CDS encoding type II secretion system F family protein, with protein sequence MAVTNTFQKMKVSEAKRVNIDVNLKVKDDELITFTESCRDLYEAGVPVNDMLRQLQQAISNKKFSLAISLMVDDIENGKLLSEAMGRFPNVFGDDYRALIRAAEQSGKWTKRRDKFGEMREGILDMLISYLKRRKGARDKVKAGLLYPSFIGAFLLITCGIFAFYILPTLKELFIAINPKMIDNPMSTMLFGAGEFVNKYWYVVIIVLIGLGFLLSTYWKSGGGKQLWMHYQLRIKGLGPLFINMNVGETMWLMGTLFSAGLTPQESLDILASSARNYELSKALELAKEYLYQGIPFCDALKKAHWAFDGQTYMVLSSAQKSGRLGVTLQNYAAQLFEKVDQGVEQFVKLIEPALLCVAGVVVGLIAVGFYGSFSSAVANIQQ encoded by the coding sequence ATGGCTGTTACTAATACTTTTCAAAAAATGAAAGTTAGCGAAGCAAAACGTGTCAATATAGATGTTAACTTAAAGGTTAAGGATGATGAATTAATTACATTTACTGAAAGCTGTAGGGATCTTTATGAAGCAGGCGTTCCAGTTAATGACATGCTTAGACAACTGCAACAAGCTATTTCTAATAAAAAATTTTCTCTTGCTATTAGCTTAATGGTTGATGATATTGAAAATGGAAAGCTACTTAGTGAAGCGATGGGGCGGTTCCCTAATGTTTTTGGAGATGATTACAGAGCTTTAATTCGTGCTGCTGAACAATCTGGTAAATGGACAAAACGACGTGACAAATTTGGAGAAATGCGCGAAGGCATTCTAGATATGCTAATTAGCTATCTTAAACGTCGTAAAGGTGCGCGTGATAAAGTCAAAGCAGGGCTACTTTACCCATCATTTATTGGTGCATTTTTATTAATTACTTGTGGAATATTTGCTTTTTATATCCTACCTACACTTAAAGAATTATTTATTGCTATCAACCCCAAAATGATCGACAACCCAATGTCAACTATGCTATTTGGTGCAGGAGAATTTGTTAATAAATATTGGTATGTAGTGATTATTGTTCTTATTGGTCTAGGCTTTTTGCTCTCAACTTACTGGAAATCTGGTGGCGGTAAACAACTTTGGATGCACTATCAACTTAGAATAAAAGGTCTTGGCCCTTTATTTATTAATATGAATGTAGGGGAAACAATGTGGCTAATGGGAACGCTGTTTTCTGCTGGACTAACTCCCCAAGAATCCTTAGACATTCTTGCTAGTTCTGCTCGTAACTATGAGCTATCTAAAGCCTTAGAATTAGCCAAAGAATATTTATATCAAGGCATTCCTTTTTGTGACGCACTAAAAAAAGCTCATTGGGCTTTTGATGGTCAAACCTATATGGTCTTGTCTAGTGCGCAAAAAAGCGGTCGTTTAGGTGTAACACTTCAAAACTATGCTGCACAGCTATTTGAAAAAGTCGATCAAGGTGTAGAACAATTTGTCAAACTTATTGAACCTGCTCTGCTTTGTGTAGCTGGTGTTGTTGTTGGGTTAATTGCTGTAGGCTTCTACGGTAGCTTTAGCAGTGCTGTAGCAAACATTCAGCAATAA
- a CDS encoding periplasmic heavy metal sensor, with the protein MRKKTPVIISLVLLIGFLTSNVSFVQAQGRRLQQRQERFAAKQERFSQKLGKRSGIENAFGGGAMMRVWARALKLNEEQIFRMRQIMRVSGENYINLETQMRDKRAELDQAIFSENLNEEALKQMVGELARLEGQSLSIRTRVQVQIRNVLTLEQLKLYNELRFGTGRGFLDNDKEELEKPPPANREKNNN; encoded by the coding sequence ATGCGCAAAAAAACACCAGTAATTATAAGCTTAGTATTATTAATAGGCTTTTTGACTTCTAATGTTAGTTTTGTTCAAGCCCAAGGACGACGCTTACAACAACGCCAAGAGCGTTTTGCAGCTAAACAAGAACGCTTTAGTCAAAAATTAGGCAAGCGTTCAGGTATAGAAAATGCGTTTGGTGGTGGTGCAATGATGCGAGTTTGGGCGCGTGCCTTAAAGCTAAATGAAGAGCAAATCTTTCGTATGCGCCAAATAATGAGAGTATCAGGAGAAAATTATATTAACCTAGAAACACAAATGAGGGATAAACGCGCAGAGCTAGACCAAGCTATTTTTAGCGAAAATCTTAATGAAGAAGCCTTAAAGCAAATGGTAGGAGAACTTGCTAGACTAGAAGGTCAATCCCTATCTATAAGAACAAGGGTTCAAGTCCAAATTCGTAATGTTTTAACTTTAGAACAACTTAAACTTTATAATGAGCTTCGTTTTGGTACTGGACGAGGCTTTTTAGATAATGATAAGGAAGAATTAGAAAAACCACCTCCTGCTAATAGAGAAAAAAATAATAACTAA
- the carB gene encoding carbamoyl-phosphate synthase large subunit, which translates to MPKRTDIKKILIIGSGPIIIGQACEFDYSGTQACKALKEEGFEVVLVNSNPATIMTDPELADRTYIEPLTVETLTKVIEREKPQALLPTVGGQTALNLAVALAEQGILAKFGVELIGAKLEAIKVAEDRKLFKQAMDEIGLVMPKAAFVKTLDQALAAVEEVGYPAIIRPSFTLGGSGGGTAYNTEEFVQIAAAGLNLSPINEILVEQSIIGWKEYELEVMRDLADNVVIICSIENFDPLGIHTGDSITVAPIQTLTDREYQNMRDAAIKIIRKVGVETGGSNIQFAVNPKDGQLRIIEMNPRVSRSSALASKATGFPIAKIAAKLALGYTLDEIPNDITKKTPACFEPSIDYVVVKIPKWAFEKFPAAKPTLGTQMKSVGEVMAIGRTFKEALLKGIRSLELGKSWDINPNTTEDELRRNIANPNANRLAYLREALDRGWSTASLQELTAIDPWFLAQLNEIAEMQRLIKSEAIDTISHQTILEAKRMGLSDRRMAKLLDCEEAEFRDYRLDLNIKPVYKRVDTCAAEFESFTPYLYSTYETECEAEPTDKKKIIILGSGPNRIGQGIEFDYCCCHASFALKQAGYETIMVNCNPETVSTDYDTSDRLYFEPVTFEDVISIVEIEKPTGVIVQLGGQTPLNLALDLLKAGVPIIGTSPESIDLAEDRKRFGELLKQLEIDQPANGTATSVIEALQVAETIGYPVLVRPSYVLGGRAMVIVYDQTALTHYMSQAVVASPDRPILIDSFLENAIEVDIDALSDGETTVIAGIQEHIEEAGIHSGDSSCVMPTLMITDQQLEKLRDYTRKLAKALNVIGLVNIQFAIKAGKIYVLEVNPRASRTVPFVSKATGVPIAKIAALLMVGQKLKDFNLPLELPISRYQVKTPVFPFAKFPGVDPVLGPEMRSTGEVMGIADAFGSAYLKAQQGANIKLPASGTVFISVNDPDKEVAIPVARKLAELGFNLVATRGTRDYLVKAGVATEFVYKVEEGRPNIVDQIKSKKIALVINTPLGKLSFYDERAIRNAATQYSIPCITTITGAQAVVNAIEALQKEKLTIGCLQEYHQKILTVTCQAKS; encoded by the coding sequence ATGCCTAAACGCACGGATATAAAGAAAATACTAATAATTGGCTCAGGGCCAATTATTATTGGTCAGGCTTGCGAATTTGATTACTCTGGTACACAAGCTTGTAAAGCTCTTAAAGAAGAAGGCTTTGAAGTTGTGTTGGTAAATTCAAACCCTGCAACAATTATGACTGACCCTGAGCTAGCTGACCGAACCTATATTGAGCCTTTAACAGTAGAAACACTAACAAAAGTAATTGAACGTGAAAAACCTCAAGCTTTACTTCCTACGGTTGGGGGACAAACAGCACTAAATTTAGCTGTTGCACTGGCTGAACAAGGAATTTTAGCTAAATTTGGAGTTGAACTAATAGGGGCTAAACTTGAAGCCATCAAAGTAGCAGAAGATCGTAAGCTTTTTAAGCAGGCAATGGATGAAATAGGTTTGGTAATGCCAAAAGCGGCTTTTGTTAAGACTCTTGACCAAGCTCTTGCAGCAGTTGAAGAAGTCGGATATCCAGCAATCATACGTCCGTCATTTACCCTGGGTGGTTCAGGTGGAGGAACTGCTTATAACACAGAAGAATTTGTACAAATTGCCGCAGCCGGACTAAATCTTAGCCCAATTAATGAAATTTTAGTTGAACAATCAATTATTGGCTGGAAAGAGTATGAACTAGAAGTCATGCGCGATCTTGCTGATAATGTTGTAATTATTTGCTCAATAGAGAATTTTGATCCCCTAGGTATTCATACAGGCGACTCAATTACAGTTGCACCAATTCAAACCCTAACCGACCGTGAATACCAAAATATGCGGGATGCAGCAATTAAAATTATTCGCAAAGTTGGAGTTGAGACGGGTGGGTCAAATATTCAATTTGCTGTAAATCCTAAAGATGGTCAACTAAGAATTATTGAAATGAATCCAAGAGTTTCTCGTTCCTCTGCTCTGGCTTCAAAGGCTACAGGCTTTCCTATTGCAAAAATTGCTGCTAAATTGGCTTTAGGCTATACGCTAGATGAAATCCCTAATGATATTACTAAAAAAACACCTGCTTGTTTTGAACCAAGCATTGATTATGTTGTAGTAAAAATTCCTAAATGGGCATTTGAAAAATTTCCTGCTGCTAAACCAACTTTAGGAACACAAATGAAGTCCGTAGGCGAAGTAATGGCAATAGGTCGTACTTTCAAAGAAGCTTTGCTAAAGGGGATTCGCTCGCTAGAGCTAGGGAAATCCTGGGATATTAATCCAAACACTACAGAAGATGAGTTAAGAAGAAATATTGCTAATCCAAATGCAAATAGGCTGGCTTACTTAAGAGAAGCTTTAGATCGTGGTTGGTCAACTGCAAGCCTACAAGAATTAACCGCAATTGACCCTTGGTTTTTAGCTCAACTAAATGAAATTGCTGAAATGCAGCGTCTGATAAAGTCGGAAGCTATTGATACAATTTCACATCAAACTATTTTGGAAGCTAAACGAATGGGTCTTTCTGATCGTCGTATGGCTAAATTGCTAGATTGTGAAGAAGCAGAGTTTCGAGACTATCGTTTAGACTTAAATATCAAGCCAGTTTATAAACGGGTTGATACTTGTGCAGCAGAATTTGAGTCTTTTACACCTTATCTTTATTCAACTTATGAAACAGAATGCGAAGCAGAGCCAACAGATAAAAAGAAAATTATTATTTTAGGTAGCGGCCCAAATCGCATTGGTCAAGGGATAGAATTTGATTATTGCTGTTGTCATGCTAGCTTTGCACTAAAACAAGCTGGTTATGAAACCATTATGGTTAATTGTAATCCTGAAACGGTTTCTACTGACTATGACACTTCAGATCGTTTATATTTTGAGCCTGTAACTTTTGAAGATGTAATAAGCATTGTTGAGATAGAAAAGCCTACAGGGGTAATAGTGCAATTAGGTGGACAAACTCCATTAAATTTAGCTTTAGATTTGCTAAAAGCTGGCGTTCCAATTATTGGCACATCACCAGAATCTATTGATTTAGCTGAGGATAGAAAACGTTTTGGAGAGTTATTAAAACAGCTTGAAATTGACCAACCTGCTAACGGGACGGCTACATCAGTCATTGAGGCTTTACAAGTTGCCGAAACAATTGGTTATCCAGTGCTAGTGCGTCCAAGTTATGTACTAGGTGGACGTGCTATGGTAATTGTCTATGACCAGACAGCTTTAACTCATTATATGAGTCAAGCTGTTGTTGCTTCGCCGGATCGCCCAATTTTAATTGATAGCTTTTTAGAAAATGCTATAGAGGTTGATATTGATGCTTTGTCGGATGGGGAAACTACTGTAATTGCTGGGATTCAAGAACATATTGAAGAAGCAGGAATACATTCTGGCGATAGTTCTTGTGTTATGCCTACTTTGATGATTACTGATCAGCAATTAGAAAAATTACGTGATTATACTAGAAAACTTGCTAAAGCCTTAAATGTTATAGGGTTAGTAAATATTCAATTTGCCATCAAAGCAGGAAAAATCTATGTTTTAGAAGTTAACCCTCGTGCATCTCGAACGGTTCCTTTTGTAAGTAAAGCTACAGGTGTGCCAATAGCTAAAATAGCAGCTTTATTGATGGTTGGGCAGAAATTAAAAGATTTTAACCTACCTTTAGAGCTTCCAATTAGCCGTTATCAAGTAAAAACACCAGTTTTCCCATTTGCAAAATTTCCTGGGGTAGATCCTGTTCTAGGGCCGGAAATGCGCTCTACAGGTGAAGTTATGGGAATAGCAGATGCTTTTGGAAGTGCTTATCTAAAAGCCCAACAAGGGGCTAACATAAAACTACCTGCTAGCGGGACGGTTTTTATTAGTGTTAATGACCCAGATAAAGAGGTTGCTATTCCAGTAGCAAGAAAGCTAGCAGAACTTGGATTTAATTTAGTTGCTACTCGTGGAACTAGGGATTATTTAGTAAAAGCTGGTGTTGCTACAGAATTTGTTTATAAGGTAGAAGAAGGCCGGCCCAATATTGTTGACCAAATTAAAAGTAAGAAAATTGCTCTAGTAATTAATACTCCGCTTGGAAAATTATCTTTTTATGATGAAAGAGCAATTCGTAATGCTGCAACTCAATATTCAATTCCTTGTATTACAACAATTACAGGAGCGCAAGCTGTGGTAAATGCTATAGAAGCTTTACAAAAAGAAAAATTAACTATTGGGTGTTTACAGGAATATCATCAAAAGATTTTGACTGTTACTTGTCAGGCTAAAAGTTAA
- a CDS encoding GAF domain-containing protein, producing the protein MNFWSKVAQGAGIAEIRFPKHLGIAGHVATTGQTVNIVEAYEDARFNKEIDKKTGYRTKTILCMPVKDTDGKILGVIQVLNKKDGVFTSEDEELLSSFAVQASIAIKNANLFEQVVNIKNYNESILSSIATGVITADAQRKITTVNPAAQRIFRINAESVIGLTTDEIFGGEGNEHLLQIIDLTVKTGEPQSTYEYKYQLSKVDTININVNTLPLKNRQNLSLGYVIVVQDITQQQRLMSTLCRYVTREVAEQVLQDQGNLGLGGVRKKVTILFSDIRDFTTLSEKYPAEEIVNLLNDYFSNMINAIFKYQGTLDKFIGDAIMAVFGTPIARSDDPVRAVQTAVEMRRELKLFNERRVSQGKPAIETGIGLCDGEVVSGNIGSEQRMDYTVIGDAVNLASRLEGLSKNFEAKILFNEAVYETVKEHFTCVEVGVENVKGKREKVKIFGILDKDIL; encoded by the coding sequence ATGAACTTTTGGTCAAAAGTTGCTCAAGGTGCAGGTATTGCTGAAATCCGTTTTCCTAAACACCTGGGTATTGCTGGACACGTTGCTACAACGGGACAAACTGTAAATATTGTGGAAGCTTATGAAGATGCTAGATTTAACAAAGAAATTGATAAAAAAACTGGCTATCGTACTAAAACTATTCTTTGTATGCCTGTTAAGGATACGGACGGGAAAATTTTAGGTGTTATTCAGGTACTAAATAAAAAAGATGGAGTTTTTACATCTGAAGACGAAGAGCTATTAAGCTCTTTTGCTGTACAAGCTTCTATTGCAATAAAAAATGCTAATTTATTTGAACAAGTTGTAAATATTAAAAATTATAACGAAAGTATTTTAAGTAGTATTGCAACAGGTGTTATTACAGCAGATGCCCAAAGAAAAATTACTACTGTTAATCCAGCGGCCCAAAGAATTTTCCGTATTAATGCAGAAAGTGTAATTGGACTAACAACAGATGAAATTTTTGGTGGTGAAGGTAATGAACATTTGTTGCAAATAATAGACTTAACTGTCAAGACAGGTGAGCCACAATCTACTTATGAATATAAATATCAACTTAGCAAAGTAGATACAATAAATATAAATGTTAATACCTTACCGCTAAAAAACCGTCAAAATTTATCTTTAGGCTATGTTATTGTTGTACAAGATATTACCCAACAACAACGCCTTATGAGTACACTTTGTCGTTATGTGACTCGTGAAGTTGCAGAACAAGTTTTACAAGACCAAGGTAATTTGGGACTAGGTGGAGTGCGTAAGAAAGTAACTATTTTATTTTCAGATATTCGAGATTTTACCACTTTATCAGAAAAATATCCGGCTGAAGAAATAGTTAATTTACTTAATGATTATTTTTCTAACATGATTAATGCAATTTTTAAGTATCAAGGCACATTAGATAAATTTATAGGTGATGCAATTATGGCGGTATTTGGAACACCTATTGCGCGTAGTGATGACCCTGTAAGAGCCGTGCAAACGGCTGTAGAAATGCGTCGGGAGCTTAAACTTTTTAATGAGCGACGAGTTAGCCAAGGTAAGCCAGCAATTGAAACAGGGATTGGTTTATGTGATGGAGAGGTGGTTTCTGGCAACATTGGGTCAGAACAACGAATGGACTATACAGTAATAGGAGATGCTGTTAATTTGGCTTCTCGTTTAGAAGGATTATCTAAAAACTTTGAAGCAAAAATTTTATTTAATGAAGCTGTTTATGAAACAGTAAAAGAGCATTTTACTTGTGTTGAAGTAGGCGTTGAAAATGTTAAAGGAAAACGCGAAAAAGTAAAAATTTTTGGTATTTTGGATAAAGATATTTTATAA